DNA sequence from the Caulobacter segnis genome:
GATATCCCGGCCCGGGATCTTCAGGCGCCAGCTAGTCATGGGCGCCGCCGGCTTCGATCTCGGCCGGGACGATCGGACCGCGTGATCCGGAGGCGCGCCGCACGCCGCGCGCCAGATCGGCCGCGCCGAGCCCGACGATGACGGCCAGATGCAGGCCCAGGGTCATGACCGCCAGCGCCGCCAGCAGCACGGCGACGGCGGAGTGGGTCCCCAGCAGGAGCAGCATCAGGTTTCCGAACACCAGATCCTTGTTGGAGATCAGCGGAATGCGCGACACCAGGAAGCGGATCGCCAGGAGCACGATCCAGAGGCCAGGGGCGACGCCCGGCAGGGCCATGCTCCAGATCAGAACCGTGAGCGCGGTCCAGACGACCAGGCGAAGGCCACAGACGGCGGCGACATAGACCAGCTGTTCCAGGCGCAGCGAGAACACTCGGCGCCCGAACACCAGGACGCCGACCGAGATCGCCACCGGAATGAGTCCCGACCACAAGGCCGGCCCCAGCCGTTGGGCGAAATCCAGGTCTCGCAGCTGCGTGGCGCTGATCGCCGCCAGGGCCAGGGTCAGGAGATTGCCCAGCAACGCCGAGACGATGTTGGCGTCCTTGATGGCGGCGAACGGCGCGGACACGGCGCCGGCCGCCCGTCGCGCCCAGACATAGAGAAACGCCTCGCCGCTATAGCCGAGCACGACCTCGTTGATGACGTTCTTGCGCAGCAGGGCCTCGAAGCCCGCCAGGGGCAGGTTCCAGAGTCGCCGGAAGACCGCGAAGTCGAAGAGCGTCTGCGTCAGGTAGAGCAGCAGGAAGGCCGGCCAGACGAGAGGCGGCAGTCGGCCGATCGTCTTCAGCACCTCGGAGGACGCGCCGCCCAGCTGCAGGACGATGGCCACGACGAGTCCGATCGACAGGACGCCGCCCAGCCAGATCCACCGCCGCGAGGTCTTCTCGCCCGCGACGTTCGAAACCTCATAATCAACGGTCGACGCCACCCGTGTCATGCCCGCGCGCCAGCCGCGATCGACCGATAGTGGTCGAACAGATCGGCGAAGTGATCGATGTCGCGTCGCACCCAGGCCGCCGCCTCGACCGCCGCGGCCTTCAAGGCCTGGGCGTCGCGAGCGAATAATCGGCGGATGGCCTGGGCGGCGGCCTCGGTGTCGCCGGCGCGGTAAATTTCCGAGGTCGCCGGCTGGGCCAGGTGGGCGAAGCCGCCGCGATCGGGCCCCACGACGGGAAGGCCGCTGGCCATGGCCTCGGCGGGGATCAGGCCGAAGGTCTCGGATTCGCAGCCATGCACGAGGGCGTCGGCGCTGGCCAAATGGGCCGCCAGCAGCGCGCGATCGCGGATCGGCGGCAGAATGCGGACGTGAGGATTGCCGGCGGCGGCGCGGGCCACGCGCGCGCGGTCGATGCCGTCGCCGATCAGAACGAGACCGATCGGGGCGTCGGCGCGGGCGCGCATTGTCGCCTCGATGACCATCGGCCAGCGCTTCTCCGGGTGGAAGCGCCCAACGCCGAGGACCAGCCTGGCGTCATCCGGGCAGGCGCAGGCCGCGAGCAGGCTGGACCTCAACGCCTCGTCGCGCTTGCCGGGCGAGAATGCGCCGCGGTCGATGCCGAGCGGCACGCTTTCCACCGCGCCAACGCCCTGCCCCATCAGACGATCGGCTAGCCAGGGGCCGCCGGCGACGACGGAGCCGAACCCTCCGGCCAGCTTGCGCAGATAGCTCCAGAACCAGCCGAACAGCTGGTCAATCTGCCGGGGGCTGGCGACCGGAGCCAGCCATCTTTGAGGATAGGACGCCACGGGATCGGCGTGCATGAACATCGCCCGCGCGGAAGGCCCCGCCCAGCTGGCGACGACCGCGGCGCCGCGCCAGGGCGAGGAGGCCTCGACCAGATCCGGGGCCAGGGCGTCGAGCTGGCGGTGGACCGACCCAGCGTCCCAGAACATGTGATAGTTGGCGTCGAATGGCAGGCGTGGCGCGCGGACCTGGATCACGCCGCCGGCGGCGCGAGGCTCGAAGCCGTCCCGCGGTCCCGGCGCGATGACGAAGAGTTCGTGGCCCAGTTGGGCGGCCGCCTCGAACTTGCGGTCGATATAGGTCCGCACGCCCCCGCCGGTGGGCGAATAGAACTCGGCGACATCCACTACCCGCATCGTGCTTCCCGAAAAGCCCCGCCGCCACCGCTAGCTCAACACCGTGACGGTGTGATGCCGGCGGCCGCCTTCACAAAAGGACGATGTGAGCCGGTGTAGGTCTCATCGATTTCGAAATTCCGTGTGGTGATGGGGCAAGCGCGTCGTCTTGGTCGGCTGGGACGGGGCGTGCACGTGGAAGGACTATCATGGACATCAAGGCGCTGACGCACACCGATGGTGCGCGCCCGTTGCGGATTGCCTTGTTCTCGGGGAACTACAACTACACCCTCGACGGGGCCAACAAGTCGCTGAACCGGCTGGTCGGCCATCTGCAGAGCACGGTTGGCGCCCAAGTGCGGGTCTACTCCCCGACCGGGCCGAATCCCGCGTTCGAGCCCGCCGGCGAGCTCGTGTCGGTGCCGTCGGTGAAAATCCCGTTCCGGCGCGACTATCGGCTGGCCCTAGGCCTTCCCGGCGCGGTGCGTCGGGACGTCGAGGCCTTCAAGCCAGACCTCGTGCACCTTTCGGCCCCCGACCTCCTGGGTTCGGCGGCCCTGCGACTCGGCCGGAGCCTGAAAGTCCCGGTAGTCGCCAGCCTGCACACGCTGTTCGACACCTATCTCGACTATTACGGACTCGGGCGGCTGCGGCCGCTGGCGCGCCGCCAGCTCTGGAAATTCTACGGCGCCTGCGACTATGTCATGGCCCCGACCGAGGCCATCGGCGACGAGCTTCGGGCCCACAACCCGACCGCCCGCGTGCGGACCTGGGCGCGCGGCGTTGATCCAGAGCTCTTCCACCCCGGACAGCGCAACGAGGCCTGGAGGCTGAGCCACGGCTTCGCCCCGGACCGCCCGGTGATCGTATTCCTGGGACGGATCGTCATGGAGAAGGGCCTGGCGGCCTTCGCGGAAACCATCCGAATGATCGAGGCGGCGGGGCACGCTCCCCAGGTGCTGGTGATCGGCGACGGCCCGGCGCGCGGCTGGTTTGAGGAGCGGCTGCCGGGCGCTGTGTTCGCCGGTTTCCTGTCGGGCGAGGCGTTGGCGACCGCCCTGGCTAGCGGCGACATCTTTCTCAATCCCAGCACCACCGAGACCTTCGGCAACGTCAATCTCGAGGCGATGGCCTGCGGCCTGGCCATGGTCTGCGCCGATGCGCCCAACACCCGCGCCCTGCTGCGGCACGGACGCAACGCCAGGCTCTGCGTCGACCAGCCGAGCGCCTATGCCGAGGCGATGACCGAGCTCATCCTCGCGCCCGATCTTCGCCGGCGTCTGGGCGCGGCGGCGCTGGAGCGCAGCGCCGCCTATCGCTGGACGGAAATCCTCGACGAGGTCGTGGAGGTCTATGCCGAGGCTCTGGGCGCGCGCGCGACCACGCCATCCCCGCGGGTTCAGGCGTGGCGGCGCGGCGCGATGGTCGAGCCACAGGCCGCCAGTCTGCCGGCGCTCTGAGCCTCGCGCACGATCATGATCCCCAACACCCTCGACCGGTATCTGCTGAGGCGGACCCTGACGCCGATGGCCGCCGTGCTGATCAGCACGATGGTGGCGTTCCTGATGGAGCGCCTCATGCGCTCCTTCCAACTGCTCTCGCAGACCACGGACGGCTTCAAGTTCCTGAGCGAACTGCTGGTCAATCTTATCCCGCACTATGTGGGCCTGACCTTGCCCGGCGGCTTCTTCATCGGCCTGTTCGTGGTCGTCAACAGCCTGAACAAGAGCTCGGAGATCGACGCGATCCTGGCCAGCGGCATGTCGCTGGGCCGCTTCGCCGCGCCCTTCGTGAGCCTCGGCGTCGTGCTGATGGCGTTCAGCGTGCTGCTGTTCGGCTTCATCCAGCCCTACAGCCGCTATGCCTACCATGCGGTGTTGCACGCGGCCGAAAAGGCCGGATGGAACGGCGACGTGCGGCCCAAGGCCCT
Encoded proteins:
- a CDS encoding glycosyltransferase; this translates as MRVVDVAEFYSPTGGGVRTYIDRKFEAAAQLGHELFVIAPGPRDGFEPRAAGGVIQVRAPRLPFDANYHMFWDAGSVHRQLDALAPDLVEASSPWRGAAVVASWAGPSARAMFMHADPVASYPQRWLAPVASPRQIDQLFGWFWSYLRKLAGGFGSVVAGGPWLADRLMGQGVGAVESVPLGIDRGAFSPGKRDEALRSSLLAACACPDDARLVLGVGRFHPEKRWPMVIEATMRARADAPIGLVLIGDGIDRARVARAAAGNPHVRILPPIRDRALLAAHLASADALVHGCESETFGLIPAEAMASGLPVVGPDRGGFAHLAQPATSEIYRAGDTEAAAQAIRRLFARDAQALKAAAVEAAAWVRRDIDHFADLFDHYRSIAAGARA
- a CDS encoding glycosyltransferase family 4 protein; this translates as MDIKALTHTDGARPLRIALFSGNYNYTLDGANKSLNRLVGHLQSTVGAQVRVYSPTGPNPAFEPAGELVSVPSVKIPFRRDYRLALGLPGAVRRDVEAFKPDLVHLSAPDLLGSAALRLGRSLKVPVVASLHTLFDTYLDYYGLGRLRPLARRQLWKFYGACDYVMAPTEAIGDELRAHNPTARVRTWARGVDPELFHPGQRNEAWRLSHGFAPDRPVIVFLGRIVMEKGLAAFAETIRMIEAAGHAPQVLVIGDGPARGWFEERLPGAVFAGFLSGEALATALASGDIFLNPSTTETFGNVNLEAMACGLAMVCADAPNTRALLRHGRNARLCVDQPSAYAEAMTELILAPDLRRRLGAAALERSAAYRWTEILDEVVEVYAEALGARATTPSPRVQAWRRGAMVEPQAASLPAL